The following proteins are co-located in the Vigna unguiculata cultivar IT97K-499-35 chromosome 9, ASM411807v1, whole genome shotgun sequence genome:
- the LOC114164032 gene encoding plant intracellular Ras-group-related LRR protein 7 — protein MGCFLSKNGDTDRIARWRATGIVALRDSKLKTFPDEITKLDTSVRTLDLTHNRIVDIPMEINKLIKIQRLVLAENLIERLPVSLGKLQSLKLLNLDGNRITSLPDELDQLVRLERLSVSRNSLASLPMTIGSLRNLVLLNVSNNKLQSLPESVGSCASLEELQANDNLIEDLPSSVCNLSHLKSLCLDNNNVKQAPRNLLKDCKALQNISLHGNPISMDQLQQMEGFQEFEARRKKKFDKQIDSNVMIGSKGLDEGVDL, from the exons ATGGGTTGTTTCTTGAGCAAAAACGGTGACACCGACAGGATCGCACGTTGGCGAGCCACTGGAATTGTTGCTTTGCGCGATTCCAAATTAAAG ACTTTTCCAGATGAAATTACTAAGTTAGACACATCTGTTCGCACTCTTGACTTGACGCATAATCGAATAG TTGACATTCCTATGGAAATCAAcaagttaattaaaatacaacGCTTG GTATTAGCGGAGAACTTAATTGAGAGACTGCCAGTGAGTTTAGGCAAACTCCAATCTTTGAAACTGTTGAACCTGGATGGAAATCGAATTACTTCCTTACCTGATGAAT TGGACCAGTTAGTAAGGCTTGAACGCTTATCTGTCTCAAGGAATTCATTAGCATCCTTGCCAATGACTATTGGAAGTTTGAGAAAT TTGGTGCTTTTGAATGTGTCAAATAACAAGTTACAGTCGCTTCCGGAATCTGTTGGCAGTTGCGCCTCTTTGGAAGAGTTACAAGCGAATG ATAATCTTATAGAAGATCTTCCATCTTCCGTGTGCAATCTCTCTCACTTAAAGTCACTTTGCTTGGATAACAATAATGTGAAGCAG GCACCTCGGAATTTATTGAAAGACTGCAAAGCTCTTCAGAACATATCACTGCATGGTAATCCTATATCAATGGATCAATTGCAACAG ATGGAGGGGTTTCAAGAGTTTGAAGCAAGGAGGAAAAAGAAGTTTGACAAACAAATTGATTCAAATGTGATGATCGGTTCCAAAGGTCTTGACGAGGGTGTTGATTTATGA
- the LOC114164620 gene encoding pre-mRNA-splicing factor ATP-dependent RNA helicase DEAH1 isoform X2 translates to MRMPEAYDVEGGVNQERRFSVAMQRYRDPNAEDKMNPFAEQEAWEEHQIGKATLKYGSKNKKQVSDDYQYVFEDQIDFIKASVMDGDKFDYEEMQDSLEKSRAKSALEALQEERKKLPMYRYRDELLQAVHDHQVLVIVGETGSGKTTQIPQYLHEVGYTKHGMIACTQPRRVAAMSVAARVSQEMGVKLGHEVGYSIRFEDCTSEKTILKYMTDGMLLREFLGEPDLASYSVVMVDEAHERTLSTDILFGLVKDIARFRPDLKLLISSATLDAEKFSDYFDSAPIFRIPGRRYPVEINYTKAPEADYLDAAIVTSLQIHVTQPPGDILVFLTGQEEIETAEEILKHRTRGLGTKIAELIICPIYANLPTELQAKIFEPTPEGARKVVLATNIAETSLTIDGIKYVIDPGFCKMKSYNPRTGMESLLVTPISKASANQRAGRSGRTGPGKCFRLYTAYNFHNDLEENTVPEIQRTNLANVVLTLKSLGIHDLLNFDFMDPPPAEALLKALELLFALSALNKLGELTKVGRRMAEFPLDPMLSKMIVASENFKCSDDIISIAAMLSVGNSIFYRPKDKQVHADNARMNFHTGNVGDHIALLKVYNSWKETNYSTQWCYENYIQVRSMKRARDIRDQLAGLLERVEIELISNESDLDAIKKSITSGFFPHSARLQKNGSYRTIKHPQTVHIHPSAGLAEVLPRWVIYHELVLTTKEYMRQVTELKPEWLVEIAPHYYQLKDVEDLHSKKMPRVAGRVQEDK, encoded by the exons ATGAg AATGCCAGAAGCTTATGACGTGGAAGGTGGTGTTAATCAGGAGAGGAGATTTTCTGTGGCTATGCAGCGTTACAG GGATCCAAATGCTGAAGATAAAATGAATCCATTTGCTGAACAAGAGGCTTGGGAGGAACATCAGATTG GAAAGGCAACGCTGAAGTATGGTTCAAAGAACAAAAAACAAGTCTCTGATGATTATCA GTATGTGTTTGAGGACCAGATTGATTTTATCAAGGCATCAGTAATGGATGGAGATAAG TTTGATTATGAAGAGATGCAAGATTCTCTTGAAAAGTCCAGAGCAAAGTCAGCTTTGGAGGCACTTCAG GAGGAGAGAAAAAAGTTACCCATGTACCGCTATCGGGATGAATTGCTCCAAGCTGTTCATGATCACCAG GTACTTGTAATTGTTGGAGAAACTGGTTCTGGAAAGACAACACAGATCCCCCAATATCTTCATGAAGTTGGATACACGAAGCATGGAATG ATTGCATGTACTCAGCCACGGCGTGTTGCAGCTATGAGTGTTGCTGCTCGAGTTTCTCAAGAAATGGGTGTTAAATTAGGACATGAG GTTGGTTACTCCATTCGTTTTGAAGATTGTACCTCAGAGAAAACCATTCTGAAATATATGACTGATGGAATGTTACTGAGGGAATTTCTTGGTGAGCCTGATCTAGCAAGTTATAG TGTTGTGATGGTGGATGAGGCTCATGAAAGAACACTCTCAACGGATATTTTGTTTGGATTAGTAAAG GATATTGCTCGTTTCCGACCTGATCTTAAGTTGCTGATATCAAGTGCTACACTTGACGCAGAGAAATTCAGTGATTACTTTGATTCTGCGCCAATATTCAGAATTCCAGGGAGACGATATCCTGTTGAAATAAACTACACGAAAGCACCTGAGGCCGACTACTTGGATGCTGCTATTGTCACCTCGCTTCAAATCCATGTCACTCAACCTCCCGGAGATATATTGGTATTCCTTACTGGACAAGAAGAAATTGAAACAGCAGAAGAAATCTTGAAGCATAGAACTAGAGGCTTGGGGACTAAAATTGCTGAGTTAATAATATGCCCTATATATGCCAATCTTCCAACTGAATTACAGGCTAAAATATTTGAACCCACTCCTGAAGGAGCACGAAAGGTGGTCCTTGCAACTAATATTGCAGAAACGTCATTGACAATTGATGGGATCAAGTATGTCATTGATCCCGGATTCTGTAAGATGAAAAGCTATAATCCAAGAACAGGGATGGAATCTTTACTAGTAACTCCCATATCAAAAGCTTCAGCAAATCAGAGAGCAGGTCGTTCTGGAAGAACAGGTCCTGGAAAGTGCTTCCGGCTGTACACTGCATATAATTTTCACAATGATTTGGAGGAAAACACTGTTCCTGAAATACAGCGGACTAACCTTGCAAATGTAGTTTTGACTTTAAAAAGTCTTGGTATTCATGACTTGTTGAACTTTGATTTTATGGATCCTCCCCCTGCTGAGGCCTTATTAAAAGCTTTGGAGCTTCTATTTGCATTAAGTGCTTTAAATAAGCTTGGTGAGTTAACCAAGGTCGGTAGAAGGATGGCAGAGTTCCCACTTGATCCTATGTTATCAAAAATGATAGTGGCTTCAGAAAATTTCAAGTGTTCAGATGATATCATATCAATTGCTGCTATGCTTTCTGTTGGAAACTCAATATTTTATCGTCCAAAGGATAAACAAGTACATGCAGACAATGCAAGGATGAATTTTCACACGGGAAATGTTGGAGACCATATTGCATTGCTAAAG gTCTACAATTCGTGGAAGGAGACCAATTATTCAACGCAATGGTGTTATGAAAATTATATACAG GTAAGGAGTATGAAACGGGCAAGGGATATCCGTGATCAACTGGCAGGTCTTTTAGAGAGGGTTGAAATTGAACTAATATCAAATGAGAGTGATTTAGATGCCATCAAGAAATCTATTACTTCTG GGTTTTTTCCACACTCTGCTCGACTGCAAAAGAATGGATCTTATAGGACTATTAAACATCCACAAACTGTTCACATACATCCTAGTGCGGGGCTGGCAGAG
- the LOC114164620 gene encoding pre-mRNA-splicing factor ATP-dependent RNA helicase DEAH1 isoform X1 — MGGDDSLKTWVSDKLMSLLGYSQPTVVQYMIGLTKQATSPADLVGKLVEFGISSMDTHAFAEEIYSRVPRKSSGLNQYQKQEREAVMLARKQKTYTILKADDDSDDESVDKSSITTTSSRRSDNSIKKRFRKKTEVQDDQDDEVILRKESERQVKRRTSPDDDSYSESEEERLKDQREKEELEQHMRERDAAGTRKLTEHKLSRKEEEEAIRRSSAAEQDGIQALRKVSRQEYLKKREEKKLEELRDDIEDEQYLFEGVKLSEAEYRELRYKKEIYELVKKRTEEADNVNEYRMPEAYDVEGGVNQERRFSVAMQRYRDPNAEDKMNPFAEQEAWEEHQIGKATLKYGSKNKKQVSDDYQYVFEDQIDFIKASVMDGDKFDYEEMQDSLEKSRAKSALEALQEERKKLPMYRYRDELLQAVHDHQVLVIVGETGSGKTTQIPQYLHEVGYTKHGMIACTQPRRVAAMSVAARVSQEMGVKLGHEVGYSIRFEDCTSEKTILKYMTDGMLLREFLGEPDLASYSVVMVDEAHERTLSTDILFGLVKDIARFRPDLKLLISSATLDAEKFSDYFDSAPIFRIPGRRYPVEINYTKAPEADYLDAAIVTSLQIHVTQPPGDILVFLTGQEEIETAEEILKHRTRGLGTKIAELIICPIYANLPTELQAKIFEPTPEGARKVVLATNIAETSLTIDGIKYVIDPGFCKMKSYNPRTGMESLLVTPISKASANQRAGRSGRTGPGKCFRLYTAYNFHNDLEENTVPEIQRTNLANVVLTLKSLGIHDLLNFDFMDPPPAEALLKALELLFALSALNKLGELTKVGRRMAEFPLDPMLSKMIVASENFKCSDDIISIAAMLSVGNSIFYRPKDKQVHADNARMNFHTGNVGDHIALLKVYNSWKETNYSTQWCYENYIQVRSMKRARDIRDQLAGLLERVEIELISNESDLDAIKKSITSGFFPHSARLQKNGSYRTIKHPQTVHIHPSAGLAEVLPRWVIYHELVLTTKEYMRQVTELKPEWLVEIAPHYYQLKDVEDLHSKKMPRVAGRVQEDK; from the exons ATGGGAGGTGATGATAGTCTAAAGACATGGGTATCAGATAAATTAATGTCCCTACTGGGATATTCTCAGCCAACAGTCGTACAGTACATGATTGGACTAA CCAAGCAAGCTACTTCACCAGCTGATTTGGTGGGCAAGCTAGTGGAGTTCGGGATCTCATCAATGGATACTCATGCATTTGCAGAAGAAATttactcaagagttcctcgcaAATCATCTGGTTTAaat CAATATCAGAAACAAGAGAGAGAAGCTGTAATGTTGGCCAGGAAGCAGAAGACTTACACAATTTTGAAGGCTGATGACGATAGTGACGATGAGTCTGTGGATAAATCTTCAATAACTACTACTTCATCTAGAAGGTCTGACAATTCCATAAAAAAGCGTTTCAGGAAAAAAACTGAAGTTCAAGATGACCAAGACGATGAG GTGATTTTGAGAAAGGAAAGTGAGAGACAAGTGAAGAGAAGAACTTCCCCTGATGATGATAGTTATTCGGAG TCTGAAGAAGAAAGGTTGAAAGATCAAAGAGAGAAGGAGGAATTAGAGCAGCATATGAGAGAACGAGATGCAGCTGGGACACGAAAG TTGACTGAACATAAATTATCACGAAAGGAGGAAG AAGAGGCAATTCGAAGATCTAGTGCTGCAGAGCAGGATGGTATTCAAGCTTTGAG AAAGGTTTCAAGGCAAGAATACTTGAAGAAAAGGGAGGAAAAGAAATTAGAAGAACTAAG AGATGATATAGAAGATGAGCAATATCTGTTTGAAGGCGTGAAGCTTTCGGAAGCAGAATATCGTGAACTGAG GTACAAGAAAGAGATATATGAACTTGTGAAGAAGCGCACAGAGGAGGCTGACAATGTGAATGAg TATAGAATGCCAGAAGCTTATGACGTGGAAGGTGGTGTTAATCAGGAGAGGAGATTTTCTGTGGCTATGCAGCGTTACAG GGATCCAAATGCTGAAGATAAAATGAATCCATTTGCTGAACAAGAGGCTTGGGAGGAACATCAGATTG GAAAGGCAACGCTGAAGTATGGTTCAAAGAACAAAAAACAAGTCTCTGATGATTATCA GTATGTGTTTGAGGACCAGATTGATTTTATCAAGGCATCAGTAATGGATGGAGATAAG TTTGATTATGAAGAGATGCAAGATTCTCTTGAAAAGTCCAGAGCAAAGTCAGCTTTGGAGGCACTTCAG GAGGAGAGAAAAAAGTTACCCATGTACCGCTATCGGGATGAATTGCTCCAAGCTGTTCATGATCACCAG GTACTTGTAATTGTTGGAGAAACTGGTTCTGGAAAGACAACACAGATCCCCCAATATCTTCATGAAGTTGGATACACGAAGCATGGAATG ATTGCATGTACTCAGCCACGGCGTGTTGCAGCTATGAGTGTTGCTGCTCGAGTTTCTCAAGAAATGGGTGTTAAATTAGGACATGAG GTTGGTTACTCCATTCGTTTTGAAGATTGTACCTCAGAGAAAACCATTCTGAAATATATGACTGATGGAATGTTACTGAGGGAATTTCTTGGTGAGCCTGATCTAGCAAGTTATAG TGTTGTGATGGTGGATGAGGCTCATGAAAGAACACTCTCAACGGATATTTTGTTTGGATTAGTAAAG GATATTGCTCGTTTCCGACCTGATCTTAAGTTGCTGATATCAAGTGCTACACTTGACGCAGAGAAATTCAGTGATTACTTTGATTCTGCGCCAATATTCAGAATTCCAGGGAGACGATATCCTGTTGAAATAAACTACACGAAAGCACCTGAGGCCGACTACTTGGATGCTGCTATTGTCACCTCGCTTCAAATCCATGTCACTCAACCTCCCGGAGATATATTGGTATTCCTTACTGGACAAGAAGAAATTGAAACAGCAGAAGAAATCTTGAAGCATAGAACTAGAGGCTTGGGGACTAAAATTGCTGAGTTAATAATATGCCCTATATATGCCAATCTTCCAACTGAATTACAGGCTAAAATATTTGAACCCACTCCTGAAGGAGCACGAAAGGTGGTCCTTGCAACTAATATTGCAGAAACGTCATTGACAATTGATGGGATCAAGTATGTCATTGATCCCGGATTCTGTAAGATGAAAAGCTATAATCCAAGAACAGGGATGGAATCTTTACTAGTAACTCCCATATCAAAAGCTTCAGCAAATCAGAGAGCAGGTCGTTCTGGAAGAACAGGTCCTGGAAAGTGCTTCCGGCTGTACACTGCATATAATTTTCACAATGATTTGGAGGAAAACACTGTTCCTGAAATACAGCGGACTAACCTTGCAAATGTAGTTTTGACTTTAAAAAGTCTTGGTATTCATGACTTGTTGAACTTTGATTTTATGGATCCTCCCCCTGCTGAGGCCTTATTAAAAGCTTTGGAGCTTCTATTTGCATTAAGTGCTTTAAATAAGCTTGGTGAGTTAACCAAGGTCGGTAGAAGGATGGCAGAGTTCCCACTTGATCCTATGTTATCAAAAATGATAGTGGCTTCAGAAAATTTCAAGTGTTCAGATGATATCATATCAATTGCTGCTATGCTTTCTGTTGGAAACTCAATATTTTATCGTCCAAAGGATAAACAAGTACATGCAGACAATGCAAGGATGAATTTTCACACGGGAAATGTTGGAGACCATATTGCATTGCTAAAG gTCTACAATTCGTGGAAGGAGACCAATTATTCAACGCAATGGTGTTATGAAAATTATATACAG GTAAGGAGTATGAAACGGGCAAGGGATATCCGTGATCAACTGGCAGGTCTTTTAGAGAGGGTTGAAATTGAACTAATATCAAATGAGAGTGATTTAGATGCCATCAAGAAATCTATTACTTCTG GGTTTTTTCCACACTCTGCTCGACTGCAAAAGAATGGATCTTATAGGACTATTAAACATCCACAAACTGTTCACATACATCCTAGTGCGGGGCTGGCAGAG
- the LOC114164620 gene encoding pre-mRNA-splicing factor ATP-dependent RNA helicase DEAH1 isoform X3, producing MDGDKFDYEEMQDSLEKSRAKSALEALQEERKKLPMYRYRDELLQAVHDHQVLVIVGETGSGKTTQIPQYLHEVGYTKHGMIACTQPRRVAAMSVAARVSQEMGVKLGHEVGYSIRFEDCTSEKTILKYMTDGMLLREFLGEPDLASYSVVMVDEAHERTLSTDILFGLVKDIARFRPDLKLLISSATLDAEKFSDYFDSAPIFRIPGRRYPVEINYTKAPEADYLDAAIVTSLQIHVTQPPGDILVFLTGQEEIETAEEILKHRTRGLGTKIAELIICPIYANLPTELQAKIFEPTPEGARKVVLATNIAETSLTIDGIKYVIDPGFCKMKSYNPRTGMESLLVTPISKASANQRAGRSGRTGPGKCFRLYTAYNFHNDLEENTVPEIQRTNLANVVLTLKSLGIHDLLNFDFMDPPPAEALLKALELLFALSALNKLGELTKVGRRMAEFPLDPMLSKMIVASENFKCSDDIISIAAMLSVGNSIFYRPKDKQVHADNARMNFHTGNVGDHIALLKVYNSWKETNYSTQWCYENYIQVRSMKRARDIRDQLAGLLERVEIELISNESDLDAIKKSITSGFFPHSARLQKNGSYRTIKHPQTVHIHPSAGLAEVLPRWVIYHELVLTTKEYMRQVTELKPEWLVEIAPHYYQLKDVEDLHSKKMPRVAGRVQEDK from the exons ATGGATGGAGATAAG TTTGATTATGAAGAGATGCAAGATTCTCTTGAAAAGTCCAGAGCAAAGTCAGCTTTGGAGGCACTTCAG GAGGAGAGAAAAAAGTTACCCATGTACCGCTATCGGGATGAATTGCTCCAAGCTGTTCATGATCACCAG GTACTTGTAATTGTTGGAGAAACTGGTTCTGGAAAGACAACACAGATCCCCCAATATCTTCATGAAGTTGGATACACGAAGCATGGAATG ATTGCATGTACTCAGCCACGGCGTGTTGCAGCTATGAGTGTTGCTGCTCGAGTTTCTCAAGAAATGGGTGTTAAATTAGGACATGAG GTTGGTTACTCCATTCGTTTTGAAGATTGTACCTCAGAGAAAACCATTCTGAAATATATGACTGATGGAATGTTACTGAGGGAATTTCTTGGTGAGCCTGATCTAGCAAGTTATAG TGTTGTGATGGTGGATGAGGCTCATGAAAGAACACTCTCAACGGATATTTTGTTTGGATTAGTAAAG GATATTGCTCGTTTCCGACCTGATCTTAAGTTGCTGATATCAAGTGCTACACTTGACGCAGAGAAATTCAGTGATTACTTTGATTCTGCGCCAATATTCAGAATTCCAGGGAGACGATATCCTGTTGAAATAAACTACACGAAAGCACCTGAGGCCGACTACTTGGATGCTGCTATTGTCACCTCGCTTCAAATCCATGTCACTCAACCTCCCGGAGATATATTGGTATTCCTTACTGGACAAGAAGAAATTGAAACAGCAGAAGAAATCTTGAAGCATAGAACTAGAGGCTTGGGGACTAAAATTGCTGAGTTAATAATATGCCCTATATATGCCAATCTTCCAACTGAATTACAGGCTAAAATATTTGAACCCACTCCTGAAGGAGCACGAAAGGTGGTCCTTGCAACTAATATTGCAGAAACGTCATTGACAATTGATGGGATCAAGTATGTCATTGATCCCGGATTCTGTAAGATGAAAAGCTATAATCCAAGAACAGGGATGGAATCTTTACTAGTAACTCCCATATCAAAAGCTTCAGCAAATCAGAGAGCAGGTCGTTCTGGAAGAACAGGTCCTGGAAAGTGCTTCCGGCTGTACACTGCATATAATTTTCACAATGATTTGGAGGAAAACACTGTTCCTGAAATACAGCGGACTAACCTTGCAAATGTAGTTTTGACTTTAAAAAGTCTTGGTATTCATGACTTGTTGAACTTTGATTTTATGGATCCTCCCCCTGCTGAGGCCTTATTAAAAGCTTTGGAGCTTCTATTTGCATTAAGTGCTTTAAATAAGCTTGGTGAGTTAACCAAGGTCGGTAGAAGGATGGCAGAGTTCCCACTTGATCCTATGTTATCAAAAATGATAGTGGCTTCAGAAAATTTCAAGTGTTCAGATGATATCATATCAATTGCTGCTATGCTTTCTGTTGGAAACTCAATATTTTATCGTCCAAAGGATAAACAAGTACATGCAGACAATGCAAGGATGAATTTTCACACGGGAAATGTTGGAGACCATATTGCATTGCTAAAG gTCTACAATTCGTGGAAGGAGACCAATTATTCAACGCAATGGTGTTATGAAAATTATATACAG GTAAGGAGTATGAAACGGGCAAGGGATATCCGTGATCAACTGGCAGGTCTTTTAGAGAGGGTTGAAATTGAACTAATATCAAATGAGAGTGATTTAGATGCCATCAAGAAATCTATTACTTCTG GGTTTTTTCCACACTCTGCTCGACTGCAAAAGAATGGATCTTATAGGACTATTAAACATCCACAAACTGTTCACATACATCCTAGTGCGGGGCTGGCAGAG